Proteins encoded within one genomic window of Thermoanaerobaculia bacterium:
- a CDS encoding cytochrome c3 family protein, with translation MKRSGILISAILMAATLWAVDPPHWSSSTTTIDCTSQCHTGHTSLGSALTQAASNVNLCQSCHNNAGLAGNMPVNTTDMAIPGTSGFHHAFGVPAVNASFDTVLPTNSAMALRIMEGNVTCSTCHDQHDAGDSTLGSKASISSPDQVTALGSTGTLSSGGSYSGSGGVWYLVEIIGAGTQATATFRYSKDRGTTWFPTAPATLTAGTDVALDFGVTVTFAAGNYTAGERWQFSASWPYLRAALDSGDNTTGVKFCRDCHTNWAMTHGESHTYDGSVKSHPVGIALNANGNGYDRAVPQDGNGAAQGGGGADSNTSNNLLLDSGGLVQCYTCHGVHYADGNTLTEDGP, from the coding sequence ATGAAGCGCAGTGGAATCCTTATCAGTGCGATCCTGATGGCGGCTACACTCTGGGCCGTTGATCCGCCCCACTGGAGTTCCTCCACCACGACGATTGACTGCACCTCCCAGTGCCATACCGGCCACACCAGCCTCGGGTCCGCACTGACGCAGGCCGCCAGCAATGTCAACCTCTGCCAGTCGTGCCACAACAACGCGGGACTCGCGGGAAACATGCCGGTGAATACGACGGACATGGCGATACCGGGAACCTCCGGGTTTCACCACGCCTTTGGGGTTCCGGCCGTGAATGCCTCGTTTGACACAGTATTGCCGACCAATTCAGCCATGGCCCTGCGCATCATGGAGGGGAACGTGACCTGTTCTACCTGCCATGACCAGCACGATGCCGGGGACTCGACCCTGGGAAGCAAGGCATCGATCAGCTCTCCCGACCAGGTCACAGCCCTGGGAAGCACGGGGACTCTCAGCTCGGGAGGAAGTTACTCGGGGTCCGGCGGTGTCTGGTACCTCGTGGAGATCATCGGGGCGGGAACCCAGGCTACCGCCACATTCCGATACAGCAAGGACCGGGGCACTACATGGTTTCCAACGGCGCCGGCCACGCTGACGGCGGGAACGGATGTTGCTCTGGACTTCGGAGTGACTGTCACCTTTGCTGCTGGAAATTACACGGCCGGTGAACGGTGGCAGTTTTCCGCTTCCTGGCCTTATCTCCGGGCCGCCCTGGATTCGGGAGACAACACAACGGGAGTAAAGTTCTGCAGGGACTGTCACACAAACTGGGCCATGACCCATGGAGAATCTCATACCTATGATGGATCGGTGAAAAGCCATCCTGTCGGGATAGCACTGAATGCAAATGGTAATGGATACGATCGAGCCGTTCCCCAGGACGGCAACGGAGCCGCGCAGGGAGGAGGCGGAGCCGATTCGAATACGAGTAATAACCTTCTCCTGGACAGCGGGGGACTTGTCCAGTGCTACACCTGCCACGGCGTCCACTACGCCGACGGCAACACTCTGACGGAGGACGGGCCATGA
- a CDS encoding CxxxxCH/CxxCH domain-containing protein, whose protein sequence is MIGRTLRLQFFLFLLLLSVTSLSFAGVHRLISATDNSTNADLCTIPAQVTMVTITTLPFQGGNNVTSTTVTVGGTVVAADVAEIQLLYGGTLEGSVTNPPSLTNIVIPSANNTKGGSNWTYILFLNASAAGKTFNLTVTTLTGSDNAVLPFTTATRTAVACNAAPTINSTQASDGTLPPGLNITTCSGRNVTISATINDADGDPLDWTIYTNSGSGFTPCNSATGVTPPASISCTINGISATTTYYISVTDGSATTLDPAGAPGSFYTITVQSADTSAGAVTAVSSGCTAIDVTAPYTGDCDENNTLSYRYRVSPAGAWVGPTAVSHSASPYSFPISGLTHGETYDVEVTYLDSVVGGTNPQTLSSIHVGANCTGAGTVTAAPTTGVTPSILVTAPYTFDNNGNNTLSYRYRVSPAGGWIGLTPVGHSATPYQITIANLTCGTAYDVEVTYEDGDGIGSGTAVQTVSGINLTSCTGAGTPSGIADSCTQITVSAPFTQDANFDGDTDFEQGPAALGPWTPVCSNVTGSTPRECVDTTVSESTDYYYRLTYQDPDGVSGTAQQVIGPVTTPACPIAITTVGDGTDPGSTSRCPGDGNAELDAFTLSTDTGTDTVTEVTVDFANGTEAGIGLVEITSDDGVTVYGSQATPSDPQLITLGLSINVTTSVVQYKVRITPQSHAAMPAVPGTTYAVTGTVTAVTSTNTKSYNDSTSATVTIDNQSPNNPTWGTITPGNTQITLNWTNPGGDFNEVIILRRQGAAVGDSPAEGTDYSGLEGTAIGSSTIVYVNNGTTVTDTPLTNGQSYYYKIFAKDTCGNYSAGLGTGPHIPGDPAVTPGLPSAVVNSCTQITVSSPFTDDVNGNSTTTVARKEASVCNSGGTWIDVCAGITGASPRTCISGGLTGDTDYCYRITFDDTDGVNGTNPQIIGPVHTVPCGANDTTITANAVTIDACRQLTASTSYTGDADGDGSTLVETGPAAVGPWTTACGALSGASPRQCIIPVSPSTTYYVRFTTSDPDGVTGTNPEVWGPYTTPACGADQDPPTVLFVSPTADAVLGGADQVKIQVWDAGDASPTVEWTVDGGGYSAAALNGFYACGTNCGIWEFSLDTTGYINGPHTITVRATDATGNVSTVSQGVNILNSGVVPAGAGTLLRRTHGSQLCADCHNLATHSSQHTSTKYGSWALDCLRCHTPHGTTNIYLVRESIPTPNSGTHSPIILRDDAATNPDGGYLGNRISDPTNYTDGICETCHTRTSYHRNDTSGADNHTHNAGTRCVNCHTHEDGFAGAGCDGCHGRPPSPAEGDSHAAHVLSSTALESYTDPTPETTAAEYGFACVKCHNGTHVSDPTDPRSVDIAGEATIPDTTGMSYTVDEPGSFTDDPGAGYTFYWSKNACTNVYCHGNFTGGLNPALNWGTSSTTCGTCHKATNADPPTTGSHNPHVISTAYNFDCVTCHRGTASGGSLIDLTVHVNGALNWDLNDEGDARIAAGSTYSGSNTGSTTTFGTFGTCANLYCHSNGNPVTGTINTWTPTWGDPTFPADCTGCHGNDSASASLIGNAAASRDGSLYHEIHVGTYGYNCNDCHDTTIGADNRTIASFAAHVNNAKDVNFASAVPAAGIDQTGGSWDSGTHQCANLYCHSSGQTTGPFGAPLTTPDWDGAALGCNGCHDQAGASTTSLSAAHFTHTETDFYNIGCQRCHINTVSDSTTISTIANHVDGNADGDVVFDNTGPNNSGGTYNTGTETCSNTYCHSDGKDTAAPYISGPSIAWTASATCASCHDDADPAATNLSGAHQKHTETDTYALGCQRCHTNTVSNSTTISNAANHVDGNADGDVVFDNSGPNNSGGTYNTGTEACFNTYCHSDGKDTSAPYTSGPSIAWTAGDTCASCHDQAGASSTNLSAAHFMHTETDGYNLGCQRCHTNTVSNSTTVSNFANHVDGNADGDVAFDSSGVNNSGGAYAPATDTCTNTYCHSNGTDLVAPYTHLASIAWTASRTCASCHGAPPAYGNGSPKANSHDKHTSYSCQTCHNTVVDGTPAIINKGLHVNGVYNVAAGAGASFTASSTPTTCTSNACHGNLTWGSTGSGCWDCHVVSGGAGVDDDVDDYVFGTAPTAIIDGNDWTAYGHGNSTGFSGTGQSGNSAPNFGANNNACKYCHSNSTETIAHGNASNPFRLVNTTGGDGKIGVCLVCHKGGSTGYNPEGIGNINATKKIDDYHAGTDHPEGGGTGDDGGTFCWDCHDPHGDQNWNHATDKLLAYMIQERPVEDHSGSSGWGIPTTYAASSPHFNSTVAGTSSWEWGDYVIDTSFDGLCQVCHDSASHFRSNLYDPLHNPGSRCTSACHKHDASPGTVGNLAFKASGGCKGCHGSETDTTADSVPREQIVGAAALGDPGDDFIRSSRHVSDGSNNEIVTDLDCIVCHSEGGVSSTDTNIVLTGLHENEVVDLRDVDDNSSVAAAWPGKRLGTATITSTNRDDMDSFCLGCHDSDTSSATSGRGGAWDIAVNDSDSGFDTGGASRRMTPFNSSDTQQNANEGATLTTARDGSGVKDVRGAFNYQNLTGRAWASHHNLNQFKLRYETAAGDRNTNNSTHWPTASWTGYTTRENVTLNAGTASSGFAVGLHCSDCHLNESNAHGSRNTFYMLSDSSGNDTAFANVGTDTSTDICSKCHNPAVYGTGNTDTGNSRVTAHNEAGSRCDNIDQGDIAFLGDDGGNNTQITCLGCHGGLSFGMIHGTNGSYNTYKTGTATKMYRFMGTGGSMRWYTPNENKGNKYSSEGDWEVASAGGCYTINAADNWGACTNHLAGRSGVNDNRARPLDY, encoded by the coding sequence ATGATTGGGAGAACATTACGTCTGCAGTTTTTTCTCTTCCTTCTCCTCCTAAGCGTGACTTCATTATCTTTTGCCGGCGTCCATCGTTTGATTTCCGCTACGGACAATTCAACAAATGCGGATCTTTGTACGATTCCAGCTCAGGTTACGATGGTGACGATCACCACCTTGCCCTTTCAAGGTGGAAACAATGTTACCAGTACCACGGTGACGGTGGGAGGTACGGTCGTCGCCGCCGATGTTGCCGAAATACAGTTGTTGTACGGGGGTACGCTGGAGGGAAGCGTGACCAACCCACCTTCCCTGACCAATATTGTTATTCCGTCAGCGAACAACACCAAGGGGGGATCAAACTGGACCTACATTCTTTTTCTGAATGCCTCCGCTGCCGGAAAGACCTTCAATCTTACGGTCACAACCCTCACAGGTTCCGACAACGCCGTCTTGCCCTTTACGACAGCGACGCGCACAGCAGTCGCCTGTAATGCGGCACCGACTATCAACAGCACTCAGGCGTCCGACGGAACACTACCCCCCGGTCTGAACATCACTACCTGCTCGGGAAGAAATGTCACGATCAGTGCCACGATTAACGATGCGGATGGCGATCCCCTTGATTGGACGATCTATACCAACAGCGGTTCCGGGTTTACTCCTTGCAACAGTGCAACCGGAGTCACACCTCCCGCGTCCATTTCTTGCACAATCAATGGAATTTCCGCCACGACAACCTACTATATCTCAGTCACGGACGGGTCCGCCACCACGCTCGATCCCGCGGGAGCGCCCGGATCGTTCTACACGATCACCGTTCAGTCTGCGGATACGTCGGCCGGTGCCGTGACCGCGGTTTCTTCCGGCTGTACAGCCATTGATGTGACCGCTCCCTACACAGGGGATTGCGATGAAAACAACACCCTCTCTTACCGCTATCGGGTTTCTCCCGCAGGAGCCTGGGTTGGACCCACGGCTGTGTCTCACAGCGCCTCTCCCTATTCCTTCCCGATCTCCGGTCTCACGCACGGGGAGACCTACGATGTCGAAGTTACCTATCTTGACTCCGTGGTAGGCGGGACAAACCCGCAGACCCTATCCTCCATCCATGTCGGCGCGAACTGCACGGGGGCGGGGACTGTCACGGCCGCTCCAACGACGGGAGTTACACCCTCTATCCTGGTTACAGCCCCCTATACGTTTGACAATAATGGAAACAACACCCTGTCCTACCGGTACCGGGTTTCCCCGGCGGGCGGCTGGATCGGCCTGACACCGGTCGGGCACAGCGCCACTCCCTACCAGATCACGATTGCAAATCTGACCTGCGGAACGGCCTACGATGTTGAGGTCACCTACGAGGACGGGGACGGAATTGGTTCCGGGACCGCGGTTCAGACCGTGTCCGGGATTAATCTGACCTCTTGCACGGGAGCGGGGACGCCCTCCGGCATCGCCGATTCCTGCACCCAGATTACCGTGTCAGCGCCTTTCACCCAGGACGCCAACTTCGACGGTGACACCGATTTCGAACAGGGGCCCGCCGCTTTAGGCCCATGGACACCCGTCTGCTCCAACGTCACGGGGTCAACACCCCGGGAATGCGTGGACACAACGGTCTCCGAATCGACCGACTATTATTACCGCCTGACCTATCAGGATCCCGATGGGGTTAGTGGTACGGCCCAGCAGGTCATCGGCCCCGTTACGACCCCTGCGTGCCCGATCGCAATAACTACGGTGGGAGATGGGACCGATCCTGGAAGTACCAGCCGGTGTCCCGGGGACGGAAATGCCGAACTGGATGCCTTTACACTTAGCACCGACACCGGGACCGACACGGTAACCGAGGTCACGGTAGATTTTGCCAATGGAACCGAAGCCGGGATCGGGCTTGTGGAGATCACCAGCGATGACGGGGTGACCGTCTACGGGTCCCAGGCCACTCCCTCGGATCCCCAGCTGATCACCCTTGGATTGTCGATCAATGTGACGACTTCCGTGGTTCAATACAAAGTACGTATTACGCCTCAAAGCCACGCGGCCATGCCGGCCGTTCCAGGGACAACCTACGCCGTGACGGGAACGGTGACTGCGGTGACCAGCACCAACACGAAGAGCTACAACGATTCGACCAGTGCCACGGTCACCATCGACAACCAGTCCCCCAACAACCCGACGTGGGGCACGATCACTCCCGGAAACACGCAGATCACCCTCAACTGGACCAACCCCGGCGGAGATTTCAACGAGGTCATCATCCTCCGCCGGCAGGGTGCGGCTGTGGGGGACAGCCCCGCTGAGGGGACCGACTATTCGGGCCTGGAAGGCACAGCGATCGGATCGTCCACGATCGTCTACGTGAACAACGGGACGACAGTCACCGATACGCCCCTCACCAACGGACAGAGCTACTACTACAAAATATTTGCAAAGGACACGTGCGGGAACTATTCCGCCGGTCTGGGCACGGGCCCACATATTCCAGGCGACCCGGCCGTAACTCCCGGTCTTCCTTCAGCCGTCGTGAATTCCTGTACGCAGATTACAGTCTCTTCACCCTTTACCGATGACGTCAACGGAAACTCCACAACTACCGTTGCGCGGAAGGAAGCTTCGGTCTGCAATTCCGGCGGTACCTGGATTGACGTCTGTGCCGGAATCACAGGGGCGTCGCCCCGGACCTGCATTTCGGGTGGCCTGACCGGGGACACCGATTATTGTTACAGGATCACCTTCGATGATACGGATGGGGTCAACGGGACCAATCCTCAGATTATCGGGCCTGTCCATACGGTACCCTGCGGAGCCAACGACACGACAATTACGGCCAATGCGGTCACGATCGATGCCTGCCGTCAACTCACGGCCTCCACATCCTACACGGGAGATGCCGATGGAGATGGTTCAACCCTGGTTGAAACCGGCCCGGCCGCGGTGGGACCCTGGACGACCGCCTGTGGCGCACTGTCCGGAGCATCCCCCCGCCAGTGCATTATTCCGGTAAGCCCTTCAACGACCTACTACGTGCGGTTTACCACCAGTGATCCAGACGGTGTGACCGGAACGAACCCGGAAGTTTGGGGTCCCTACACGACTCCGGCCTGCGGCGCGGACCAGGATCCCCCGACCGTTCTCTTTGTTTCTCCCACCGCCGATGCGGTTCTTGGAGGCGCGGACCAGGTCAAGATCCAGGTCTGGGATGCCGGCGACGCCAGCCCCACGGTGGAATGGACCGTGGACGGAGGCGGATACAGTGCCGCTGCCCTCAACGGCTTCTACGCCTGCGGGACCAACTGCGGGATCTGGGAGTTTTCCCTTGATACTACGGGATATATCAATGGTCCGCACACGATCACCGTCCGGGCGACCGATGCCACAGGGAATGTTTCCACCGTGAGCCAGGGAGTGAACATCCTCAATTCCGGCGTTGTGCCTGCGGGTGCGGGAACCCTGCTCCGCCGAACTCATGGATCCCAGCTCTGCGCCGACTGTCACAACCTCGCGACCCATTCCAGCCAGCATACAAGCACCAAATACGGATCCTGGGCCCTGGACTGCCTGCGATGCCATACACCTCACGGAACCACAAATATCTATCTCGTCCGTGAATCGATCCCTACACCCAACAGCGGAACCCACAGTCCGATCATCCTCCGGGATGACGCGGCAACCAATCCCGATGGCGGATACCTGGGGAACCGGATCAGCGATCCCACGAACTATACCGATGGAATCTGCGAAACGTGCCACACGAGGACCAGCTACCATCGGAACGACACCTCCGGAGCCGACAACCACACTCACAATGCAGGAACCCGCTGTGTAAACTGTCATACTCATGAAGATGGGTTTGCCGGTGCGGGATGCGACGGCTGCCATGGCCGTCCACCCAGCCCAGCCGAGGGGGACAGCCATGCGGCCCACGTCCTTTCCTCCACGGCCCTGGAATCCTATACTGATCCGACACCGGAAACCACGGCGGCGGAATACGGATTCGCCTGTGTGAAATGCCACAACGGGACCCACGTGAGTGATCCGACTGATCCGCGTTCCGTGGATATTGCGGGTGAAGCCACCATCCCGGACACGACGGGAATGAGCTACACGGTGGATGAGCCCGGTTCTTTCACGGACGACCCCGGAGCCGGGTACACCTTCTACTGGTCCAAGAATGCCTGCACGAATGTTTACTGTCACGGCAACTTCACCGGAGGGTTAAACCCGGCATTGAACTGGGGGACCTCGTCGACGACCTGTGGAACCTGCCACAAGGCCACCAACGCGGATCCGCCCACGACCGGATCGCACAATCCCCACGTAATCTCGACGGCGTACAACTTCGACTGTGTCACCTGCCACCGGGGCACGGCCAGCGGCGGTTCCCTGATCGATCTGACCGTCCATGTCAACGGAGCCCTGAACTGGGACCTCAACGACGAAGGGGATGCCAGGATTGCCGCCGGATCGACCTACAGCGGAAGTAACACCGGCTCCACCACCACCTTTGGGACCTTTGGAACCTGCGCGAACCTCTATTGCCACTCCAATGGAAACCCGGTTACGGGAACCATCAACACGTGGACACCGACATGGGGAGATCCCACCTTCCCGGCGGACTGCACCGGATGCCATGGAAATGACTCCGCCAGCGCTTCTCTGATCGGCAATGCCGCGGCTTCCAGGGACGGCTCCCTCTACCATGAGATCCATGTCGGAACCTACGGGTACAACTGTAACGACTGCCACGATACGACGATCGGGGCCGACAACCGGACGATCGCCAGCTTTGCGGCCCATGTCAACAACGCGAAGGATGTGAACTTCGCTTCTGCCGTTCCCGCGGCCGGGATCGACCAGACGGGAGGCTCCTGGGACAGCGGGACCCATCAGTGTGCGAATCTGTATTGCCACTCCAGCGGTCAGACGACAGGTCCCTTCGGGGCACCTCTCACCACACCTGACTGGGACGGCGCGGCTCTCGGATGCAACGGTTGTCACGATCAGGCGGGAGCCTCCACGACGTCGCTTTCCGCAGCCCACTTCACCCACACGGAAACCGACTTTTACAACATCGGCTGCCAGCGATGCCATATCAATACGGTCAGTGACTCGACGACCATTTCCACTATTGCCAACCACGTGGACGGAAATGCCGATGGAGACGTCGTCTTTGACAATACAGGCCCGAACAACTCCGGCGGAACGTATAACACCGGAACGGAAACCTGCTCCAATACCTACTGCCACTCCGACGGGAAGGATACAGCTGCGCCGTACATCTCCGGTCCCTCCATCGCATGGACGGCGAGCGCCACCTGTGCCTCCTGCCACGATGATGCCGATCCTGCCGCGACCAACCTTTCCGGTGCACACCAGAAGCATACCGAGACGGACACCTACGCATTGGGCTGCCAGCGGTGCCACACCAATACCGTAAGTAACTCCACGACGATCTCCAATGCCGCCAACCACGTGGACGGAAATGCCGATGGAGACGTTGTCTTTGACAACTCGGGCCCGAACAACTCCGGCGGGACGTACAATACAGGGACAGAAGCCTGTTTCAACACCTACTGCCACTCCGACGGCAAGGATACGTCCGCACCCTATACGTCCGGCCCCTCCATTGCCTGGACAGCTGGGGATACCTGTGCTTCGTGTCACGATCAGGCCGGCGCCTCTTCCACCAACCTATCCGCGGCTCACTTCATGCACACGGAGACCGATGGCTACAACCTTGGATGCCAGCGGTGCCACACCAACACGGTGAGCAATTCCACCACGGTTTCGAACTTTGCCAACCACGTGGACGGAAATGCCGACGGGGACGTGGCCTTCGATTCCAGCGGGGTCAACAATTCGGGCGGTGCCTACGCCCCGGCTACAGACACGTGTACCAACACATATTGCCACTCCAACGGGACCGATCTTGTGGCTCCGTACACCCACTTGGCCTCCATCGCCTGGACTGCATCCCGAACCTGCGCCAGCTGTCACGGGGCCCCTCCGGCCTACGGCAATGGTTCCCCCAAGGCCAACAGCCACGACAAACATACGTCCTACAGCTGCCAAACCTGCCACAACACCGTGGTGGATGGAACGCCCGCCATTATCAACAAGGGACTCCACGTCAACGGTGTCTACAACGTGGCCGCCGGAGCCGGAGCCTCGTTTACCGCCTCCAGTACACCCACGACCTGCACATCCAACGCCTGTCACGGGAACCTGACATGGGGTAGTACGGGAAGCGGCTGCTGGGACTGCCACGTCGTATCTGGAGGAGCTGGAGTTGATGACGATGTGGATGACTATGTCTTTGGAACGGCACCCACGGCAATCATTGATGGGAATGACTGGACTGCGTACGGTCATGGAAATTCGACTGGATTTTCGGGAACCGGCCAGTCCGGAAACAGTGCCCCCAATTTCGGGGCAAATAACAACGCCTGCAAGTACTGTCATTCCAACAGTACCGAAACGATCGCCCATGGAAATGCTTCCAACCCCTTCCGCCTCGTGAACACAACGGGCGGAGATGGAAAGATTGGGGTCTGCCTTGTCTGTCACAAGGGGGGAAGCACGGGCTACAACCCGGAAGGGATTGGAAACATCAACGCGACGAAGAAGATTGACGACTACCACGCCGGGACTGACCATCCGGAAGGCGGTGGCACAGGGGATGACGGTGGAACTTTCTGCTGGGACTGCCACGACCCCCATGGAGATCAGAACTGGAACCATGCGACCGATAAGCTTCTGGCCTATATGATCCAGGAACGCCCCGTCGAGGATCACTCCGGGAGTAGCGGCTGGGGCATCCCGACGACCTACGCGGCTTCGAGCCCCCACTTCAACTCAACGGTTGCGGGAACCAGCAGCTGGGAGTGGGGAGACTACGTCATCGATACGTCCTTTGACGGACTCTGCCAGGTCTGCCACGATTCCGCCTCTCACTTCCGTTCCAACCTGTATGATCCTTTACACAACCCGGGTTCCCGATGCACCTCAGCCTGCCACAAGCACGACGCCAGCCCGGGAACGGTGGGAAACCTCGCTTTCAAGGCTTCGGGCGGATGTAAAGGTTGCCACGGTTCGGAGACCGACACCACGGCCGATAGTGTACCTCGAGAGCAGATCGTGGGTGCCGCCGCGTTGGGAGATCCGGGTGACGACTTTATCCGTTCGAGCCGCCACGTCAGCGATGGATCCAATAATGAAATCGTCACGGACCTCGATTGCATTGTCTGCCATTCGGAAGGGGGCGTTTCATCCACCGATACCAACATTGTATTGACCGGCCTCCACGAAAACGAGGTCGTGGATCTCAGAGATGTGGATGACAACAGTTCTGTCGCGGCCGCCTGGCCCGGGAAGAGGCTGGGAACCGCCACGATTACCTCAACCAACCGGGACGACATGGATTCCTTCTGTCTTGGATGTCACGACTCCGACACCTCATCGGCCACATCTGGAAGGGGAGGCGCCTGGGATATCGCTGTGAATGACTCAGACTCTGGATTTGATACCGGAGGGGCCTCCCGGCGGATGACGCCCTTCAACTCCAGTGACACTCAGCAGAATGCCAACGAAGGCGCTACATTGACGACAGCCAGGGACGGCTCCGGTGTCAAGGACGTTCGTGGAGCCTTCAACTACCAGAACCTCACAGGACGAGCCTGGGCCAGCCATCACAACCTTAACCAGTTCAAGCTTCGGTATGAAACAGCCGCCGGGGACAGGAACACCAACAACTCGACCCACTGGCCCACAGCTTCGTGGACCGGGTACACGACCCGGGAAAACGTGACCCTCAACGCGGGTACAGCCAGCTCCGGTTTTGCCGTCGGCCTCCACTGCTCCGACTGCCACCTGAACGAGTCCAACGCCCATGGATCACGCAACACCTTCTACATGCTCTCTGATTCCAGCGGCAACGACACGGCATTCGCAAACGTGGGTACGGACACCTCCACTGACATCTGCTCCAAGTGTCACAATCCTGCGGTCTATGGGACGGGCAACACCGATACAGGAAACAGCCGTGTTACCGCCCATAACGAAGCCGGTTCC